ATTCCTGTGGGGAAGGCCTATAGTGTTGACATCTTCCAGGCCTTGATTCTGGACCTTGAGAAGGAGGCTGTGGAACTAGAGATAGCGATGCTTTTTAGGATTTGGGGATATTCCCTGCCcaaaaaattcctggaaaattGACTAGTATTAAGTGTGAAGAAATCTTGAAGACCAGAAATTGGATCTTACTGAAAAActgatgttttttttgtttttcagattataTTGTTCAGCTAtggaagatggattttttttcatgatcCTTTGACTCTCAAGTTCATCTTTAaatgaactcttttttttgttttttttctttgtttgttttgttttgtttttgaggagaTAACTAACCCTAGCTGTCTCCAGTCTGACAAAGGTTATTTGAATGGACTTAATCTCCCAGTAGTTGGgagatgttttaaaaacacatgctGTGTTTGAATTGTGGCTGAGAGGTTTTCTTGGCAATGTGAGGAGGAAAATTTTTTCTGCctcattattattaattcatgGATTGAGTGTTGGTTCGACCTACAGGCGTAATAGATTGGAACTCAGTGAAGACACAGACGTTCCTGTTGAGAGCAACCAGCTAATGATTACAGTTTAAAGACAATTTCTGTGATCAAGTTGTCATTTGGAAGATTAAACCCATTTCACGAGGACTTGGAGCCTTGTCCTTGCTTTGAGGAAGCAGTGGCTTGTTTCAAGAAGCCACTTCTGATCTAAGAATCTACCCAGCATGCCTAATCAAGGAGAagactgctatttttttttctattctacatGTACCAAAGGTGACAGCTGCCCATTCCGTCACTGTGAAGCTGCACTAGGAAATGAAACTGTTTGCACATTATGGCGAGAAGGGCGCTGTTTTCGACGGGTGTGCAGGTTTCGGCACATGGAGATTGATAAAAAACGCAGTGAAGTTCCTTGTTATTGGGAAAATCAGCCAACAGGATGTCAAAAATTAAACTGCGCTTTCCATCACAATAGAGGACGATATGTTGATGGCCTTTTCCTACCTCCGAGCACAACTGTGCCTGAGTCACCAGAAGAGGAAGTGAAGGCTAGCCAACTTTCAGTTCAGCAGAACAAATTGTCTGTCCAGTCCAATCCTTCCCCTCAGCTGCGGAGCGTTATGAAAGTAGAAAGTTCCGAAAATGTTCCTAGCCCCAAGCATCCACCAGTTGTAATTAATGCTgcagatgatgatgaagatgatgatgatcagTTTCCTGATGAAACCAAAACACCTACCCTGCAACCAACTCCTGAAGTTCACAATGGATTACGAGTGACTTCTGTCCGGAGACCTGCAGTCAATATAAAGCAAGGTGAATGTTTGCATTTTGGAATAAAAACTCTTGAGGAAATTAAGtcagagaaaatgaaggaaaaatctaAGAAGCAAGGTGAGGGTTCTTCAGGagtttccagtcttttgctcCACCCTGAGCCTGTTCCAggtcctgaaaaagaaaatgtcaggacTGTGGTGAAGACAGTAACTCTCTCCACCAAACAAGGAGAAGAACCCTTGGTTAGATTGGGTCTTACTGAGAGACTGGGGAAACGAAAATTTTCGGCAGGCGCTGACAGTGATCCTCCATTAAAGCGTAGCCTGGCACAGAGGCTAGGGAAGAAAGTTGAAGCTCCGGAAACTAACACTGACGAAACACCAAAGACAGCTCAAGTTTCCAAGTCTCTTAAGGAGCGATTAGGCATGTCAGCTGATCCAAATAATGAGGACGCAACAGATAAAGTTAATAAAGTTGGTGAGATCCATGTGAAGACATTAGAAGAAATGCTTCTTGAAAGAGCCAGTCAGAAACATGGGGAATCGCAAACTAAACTCAAGACAGAAGGACCTTCAAAAACTGATGATTCTACTTCAGGAGCAAGAAGCTCCTCCACTCTCCGTATCAAAACCTTCTCTGAGGTCCTGGCTGAAGAAGAACATAGGCAGCAGGAAGCAGagagacaaaaaagcaaaaaggatacAACTTGCATGAAGCTAAAGACTgatagtgaaattaaaaaaacagtagtTTTGCCACCCATTGTTGCCAGCAAAGGACAATCAGAGGAGCCTGCAGGTAAAACAAAGTCCATGCAGGAGGTGCACATGAAGACGCTGGAAGAAATTAAACTGGAGAAGGCACTGAGGGTGCAGCAGAGCTCTGAGAGCAGCACCAGCTCCCCGTCTCAACATGAGGCCACTCCGGGGGCAAGGTTGCTGCTGCGAGTCACCCAAAGAAcatggaggaaagaagagaagatacTTCAGGAAGGAAATGAAGTTGATTTTCAGAGCCGTATTAGAATGGAAGCTACAGAGGCTTCAGTTGAGACCACAGGAGTTGACATCAGTAAAATTCAAGTCAAGAGATGTGCGACCATGAGAGAGATGCGCATGCGGAAACAGCAGGAGAGGGAAAAATCAGTCTCGACACCTCTTCAGGGAGATGTAGCCTCTTGCAATACCCGAGTGGCAGAGAAACCAGTGCTCACTGCTGTGCCAGGAATCACATGGCACCTGACCAAGCAGCTTCCCACAAAGTcatcccagaaggtggaggtagaAACCTCAGGGATTGCAGACTCATTCTTGAATGTGAAATGGGCAGCACAGACCTTGGAAAAAAGGGGTGAAGCTAAACCCAAAGTGAACGTGAAGCAATCTGTGGTTAAAGTTGTGTCATCCCCCAAATTGGCCCCAAAACGTAAGGCAGTGGAGATGCACCTTGCTGTCACTGCCGCTGTGAAGCCACTCAGCTCCAGCAGCGTCCTACAGGAACCCCCAGCCAAAAAGGCAGCTGTGGATGCTGTTGTCCTGCTTGTCTCTGAGGACAAATCAGTCACTGTGCCTGAAGCAGAAAATCCTAGagacagtctttttttctttttctttttctttttcttttttttttctttctttcttttttttttaatatactgtaagttttagggtacacgtgcacattgtgcaggttagttacatctgtatacatgtgccatgctggtgcgctgcacccactaactcgtcatctagcagtaggtatatctcccagtgctatccctcccccctccccccaccccaccacagtccccagagtgtgatattccccttcctgtgtccatgtgatctcattgctcaattcccacctatgagtgagaatatgcggtgtttggttagAGACAGTCTTGTGCTGCCTCCAACCCAGTCCTCTTCAGATTCCTCACCCCCGGAGGCGTCTGGCCCTTCCTCACCCCAAATGAGCATGAAAACTCGCCGACTCAGCTCTGCCTCAACAGGAAAGCCCCCACTCTCTGTGGAGGATGATTTTGAGAAACTAACGTGGGAGATTTCAGGAGGCaaatgggaagctgaggttgacCTGGATCCTGGGAAAGATGAAGATGACCTTCCGCTTGAGCTATGAGAAATGATTGATAGCTGAAGGTGGTAGtgaggacactttaaaaaaaaaaaaaaccgccaaAAAACTGGACTTAGTTTCATCTATTGTAACATTTACCTGAGACGATCATTTCTTTAGTCTAGAATTTGCCCCAAATCAGAAGTATACCTCTGAATTATCTGTATGTGTCCTGGATTCCTTGGGGTCAGATTTTTATAGTTACTTTATAACCATTTTGTCCATTTGATGCCATTGTTTATCATCTTTTGAGAAAAAAGTTCTGTCATACCCTTCTCTCCACAAAAAAGAGACTGAGAGGGAGATCAAGTGAAAGGGTGTAAGCAAACTTAATGACTCCTTGAGgtgtttgtcagttttggcttttttctcctttgttgtaTTCTTTATGTATTGTCTTGATGTACTTAATATTACCTGAGTTTGAAATGGATGAAGACAGCTGCTACCATTAAGGACCAAATTTTATGCTACCACTAAACAAAAATACCCACTCAGTCTGCGTTAAATTGTATGTCTTTGTAAAGGTATTTAGAGATTCAACTAAGCTTTAAAGAGGGCTGAGCAGCTCAGGAAGCCTGTAATGTGGGCATAACTCTTTGGACCTGATCTTGATGCTTCTGCTGCTCTGTTGGCCTCTGAAgagcaatatctaatttattattactgtaattttttaaaaggctttaaagTGCCTCAGGGGTCCCCTGaaactaattttctatttctgggaTTCCCTGGATTCATTATATGAGATGGTGACATGATTAGAGGAATTCTTTTTTCGTATGAAAATTGTCCCTTTTCTTCTTCAGTACTTGCCTCCTTGCTGGCATTGAATTAACACAGGGACaaaatttggttaattttttatttctaattctcccAACAAACCCCTGTTGCCCAGTATTTATGTGGTGGCCTTTAACCACCTGAGGGAAAAAATGAGCTTATTCAAGCTGCCAATATTTATCTATGGGCTGTAGCAGTACACCGAATTGTACTGTGCCAGGGATATTGAGATGCTCTGGGGGTGTATTGTATACCtgccagttttcttcatttctgaattgagttttcttttcttgatgttGGTTTCCTTCATATCACCTCAAGGTTTAGATTTGTGAAGGAATAAGCATGACGGAAATAATAGTCTTGAAAGGAGATATGTTGTATATAatcagaaggaagaggaaggaaggatttacccattttgatattttgctgTAGGTGGCCAGTTTTGTTTCTCATAGGGAAATCTGACCCACCTGTCATGTTGGCTCCTAAGGAACTGCTGTTGTAAGCGGCTCATCAAGAGTTGAACTTCACGTAGCCTTGTTGGGaatatggaaaaggaagaaagccacAGGACTGCCCATTCAGTCTTGTTAAGATTGGGATGATTCTGCACAAGCAAAAATGACTTGAAATTTATGTATCGACACACCTCTAGCAATCCATCTTCAGCTGACTGAATGTTGTATGATAGCCCTTCTCCAAAGCAGGGGTAGAATGTTCAGGTTTCACCACGGATTTTCTACTTATTTCGCTTTTGGAATCAGCTTACAGATTCCAGGTcccttttgtatatattctttattcttttgcttttttaaaaaataaacttgtattAGTCAATGTTTCGTGTTCCGCATTATTTGAACCATTTGCccttacagaaagagaaatacttgtttgtgttttaaatacaaccgatgtaggaaaaaaaaaaaaaaaaaaagaaagaaagaaattagccaggcgtggtggtgggtgcctgtagtcccagctacttgggaggctgaggcaggagaatggcgtgaacctgggaggcggaggttgcagtgagctgagatcgtgccactgcactccagcctgggcagcagagcaagagtccgtctcaaaaaaaaaaaaaaaaaaaaaaaagaaagtctagatTTTGTAGTCTTCCTCTGGAAAGCCGAATTTTGTTTTGCCGGGGAGTTCAGTTACTTACCATTCAACCTGATCCTTTTTAAGCGTATTTTTAAGTTTGGGAGTATACGTCTAGAGTAAGTTTTTCTTTAGGGCTAATTTAATTATCCTTTTGAAGCACGCCTCTTCAGGAGGCTCGAGGAAATATTCAGGGTGGTCAGCAATGCCTCCATTCTGGCTGGCTGCAACTCAACCCCCAGCTCACAAATCCCAGTAGCTGTTTTTGCCTGGCCTCATAGAGTTTCATTTCATGCATATGTAGCCTAATATTCAATGAAGGACTCAGGATAGCTGCCTGTATAGATTTCTGGAgttctttctctctgtgcctcacatTTCAGCTCTTTTAGCTCCTTTAACTCTGATCTCTGTCTATTAAATTCAGTAAGTTGGATCTGCCTTGTCATGGTTCCTCCTCTCTTACTGCAGTCTTGGAAGTGCCTACATCCAGAAAGCCATGTTGGTTATAGGGCTTACctcatttcttttcctgttctGAAGACTCACACTTCTGTGCTGTGTCTGTTTTCTAACGTCTGAAAACAGCTGTCTCATGTATTTTGTCCAATTTCCTAGCCGTTTACGGCAGAGAGACAGATTTGGTACCAGTTATTCTATCACATTGAGAAGTGACAGTCCCTAAACTTGCTCTAAACATGTTTAGATTTAATGTGAACAactaatgtttccattttcagtttCTCTTAGCAGTTTTCACGAGCTTCAATCCGTTAATTCTCAAATACATCCATAAATCACTTGGAATATCTTAATGCATTGTATGAAAGATAATTCCTCCTCTGTACCCATCAGCAGCACTCTTCCTTTAAATTGTGGGATATGTTTTTCTGAGACTGTGGCTTTAGCGTGTACGAGAACAATTCAGTTGTTATCCCCTCATTTTGGGGAGTAAAAATCATAAGAACGAGGAGCATTATAGTATCTCATCTTGTCCAACAAAAACCTAGGTAACTTTggaagttttcttctctctcccccactctcCCACTTCtatgtgtgtataagtgtgtttattgaataaagagccttttatttttatttatttatttatttgagatgatgtctcactgtcatccaggctggagtgcagtggtgtgatctcagctcactgcagcctccacctcccgggttcaagcgattcttctgcctcagcctccctagcagttgggacagactacaggcacatcccaccacgcccagctaattttttgtgtttttattagagacagggtttcacttgttggccaggctggtcttgaactcctgacctcaggtgatccacctgccttggcctcccaaagtgctagaattacaggcgtgagccactgcctcagGCTGAATAAAGAGCCTTTTAGATAATGTCTTGCCTGACAAGTTTAAAACAACTTTCTTACCAGATATGCCATAATAAAAATCTCCAAGAAATTTTCCTTAGGCTACATCTCAATGGGCCATTTACTACTATATCAATAAACTTTATTACATAATAAGATCTTGGTGTTTATCAGAAAGGGATTTGAGCCAGGGTGTTTTAAGTTGATTAGTATCTTGAGTGAGAAAGATCTCTGTTTTCATTAGCCTTCTCAGAAAAAATTCCCCCTATTTATCAGGAATGCAAATGTTTCAGATTGAAGTGGGTACCCAGACATAGCTCAACATTGCACAAACAGGTGCCAAGGggaatctgtttccttttctatctAACTCCAActcctttgaatttttttgacAGGTACTTAGAAAAACTGGGATTGACAAAGTGATACAGTTTGAGTTATATGTTGCCATAGAAAGAGGcaagttggcaaatattttggtAAATCATTTCAAGATAGCTTTGAGGAGGTCCTCAAAGCTTAGTATTATACATAGAGCAAGAGGATTATATGAAGTATGAAGAGAaaatttcttctgattttctaaGGAAGATATTGTTTAAGATCCAAGACTAGAAAACCAGTTGAATAATGTAATAGTAGTGCTTGGGCGAATCAAACCTTTTGGTGTGTTAAGTTTAAATTCTCAGGAGGATCGGGAAATCCATGGAACCAGATGGCTCCTAATTGTTTACAAGGAGAAAAAAGTCATGCAGAGGTTGAGAATTGCATGGTATTAAAACCTATAgggttaaaaaaattagaaaaaaactagtgTGGAGTTTGGAGTATTTCAACTGGTAATCAAATACAGAATGTTATGAGATAGCTGATGAGATATTATTTCGCTAGAtttcctcaaataaataaaggctgTTGATGGTTCCATCAAGACGGTTTTGCGTGTAGGGAAATAATTAGCATGTGTTTTATTTCCGTTAACATATGTTCGTAATTGCACCCATACACTTCCTTAGAAGGGGAAAGTTTGCAGGCCTCTGAAATGACCATTGTACTTCCATAGCAGAATTCAAAACCAACACTATAGAAAGCATCTATAGctgccttaaagaaaaaaattggtgaaTCAGCCAAGGGTGACGGGAAACATGGGGCCTGGTAGACTTGTCATATCTTGTTACAAATGTTCTCAAAAAAGCATTATTCATGTGCCTCTGGTTCCTACGACTAGATATCAGATATCACCAAGTCTCTGTCACTGAGGAGCTTATAGCTTAAAAGGGGGACTTTTAAATAAGTAAGCACACTAGTAGACATTAATCAGCTCACCAACCCCAAAATATTGGAGCATTAGGAAGAACTGAATTCGAATCTTTGCTCTGGTACTTAAAGTGTGATTATGggaatgtgttttaattttaatgaacatCAGTTCCCATCTCAGTTAATAGCAACCAAGCTTCCCGGTAAAAATTCTATGGTTATCCTTTATGTATCTTTCCCCTTGCCTCTTACTGCCAATTTAGCAGCACGTCCAATTGATCCTACTTTCAAACAGACGTGACTACTTCTCTCCCTTTCACAGTGACATCCAAGGCCTCAACATCTATTGCCTAGACAATTGGCCTCCAGTCTACTTCTACTTTTGTCTTCCTCCCCTTGATCCCTGTTCAATTTTTCTTGGTTGAATAGCCATATTGATCCTTTCAGGATGCATTGGATCACAATACTATCTTGCTCTAACCCCTTCAGGTCCCTCCCATTGCACTGGACTATACaaactcttggctgggcatggtggctcatgcctgtgatcccagcactttgagaggccaaggtagacagatcacttgaggtcaggagtttgagaccaggctggccaacatggtgaaacctcaactctactaaaaatataaaaattagtcaggcaaggtggcatgtgcctgtaatcccagctactcgggaggctgaggcaggagaattgcttgaacccaggaggcagaggttgcagtgagccgagatcatgacactgcactccagcctgggtgatggagtgagactctgtgtaaatctatctatctatctatctatctatctatctatctatctatctatagatatatctggGATTAGTGGTGACCAGCTTCCAAGATGACCCTCAATGATCCTGCCTGCCTCCGAGTACCCACACTCTTGTGAAGTTCCCTCCCTCACACACTATGCCAGGGTTAGTCTGTTTGACTAACCCTGgttagtcaaaaacaaaaacaaggaaataaaaaaacccaaactcttCAGTATGCCCTTCAAGGCTCCACGTGACCTTGCCGTGTCTACCTCTTCTGCCTCATCTGAACCTTAGCTCTTTCCACACCCTTCTCATTCTGCTACAGTCATCTAGTTCTTACTGTTCTATGAGCAGCTCATTTGCTAAGCTCATTTCTTCTCCAAGGAGTGGCTCCATTTCTCGAGCGATTCCCATTTCCACTGGCTGGTTTATCATTATCATATAAGCTCCATGTCTAACTCAAGTGTTACCACTtcaaatgggttttcaccatccTAGCTAAAATAGCAGCCactgtctctcttgctctgttTTATATCTTCATGGCAATATTGCCAACtgaaattttattgttattattttaaaatattatttatttcttactagAAGGTTAGTTCTGTAATGACCAACTTTTCCTGTCGTGTTCACTATTGTTTTCCAAGCGCATAATCGATACCCATTAAATATCTGTCAaatgaatacataatttttaatggggatgataaataaaatattattttttgaggaggGAATAAAAGAACATACGTATATCTATAAATACTACGCTTGATCTTcaccaaaaggccgagaagcgatacgtatatctataaatacttaaaaagtatGAAGTACTACAATATTAATATTCATAGATATATAACTAAAAGGGTTGGATGGTAAACAAAGTACTTGGACATGTTTCTGGTAAGTTTCTCTATGAGCTGGGacataagttttacatttaatcctattttctatgtcaAAGGAGGATAAGTGAGTTTTACCCATTGAACAAATAGACCCATTACTCATATTTCACAATTAGCTGCTTTATGCATATTTGACCAATGTTGCACTTTAAGCAATTACAGATAACACTTAGTCCTGGACTTACAGATGGTTTGACTTATGGATGGGGAACGCAGTAGAATATTGTGTTCCCAATAATGCTGCCTATTTACAAAAGCAGCGTTTCCATCCTTTTCATTAGTTAAAAGTGAATAGTTTTtactaattaaattaatatttaatatttaatttgtgtCAATTAAATATGCACGAATTCTGCACAACCCTCAGCCCCCTTTTGCAGATTCTGATATGACAGTTGAGTATTATTATATGAGTAATGATAACTGTCAGGGCCAATGTTGGAAGCAACCATGTGACCTACTAATACAATATTTATCCTCTGTccctttgattttctgtttagtaGGCTCTCCAAATTATCACTCATTATGTATCCCAAAGCAGAAATCAGTGTAGGTAGCATTACTAAACTTAGCGAATAAAAATATGGGATGCCaagttaaatgtgaatttcagaaaaaCGAGTGCTTTTCTGGTATAAGTATGTCCTATGCATAAGTATGTAGGGGTACAGTTttgctaaaaattatttattgtatatttgaaatttatatttagctggatatcatgtattttatctggtaaacatatatataggatatagcCAGTGACATAATTCCTGATGCCATCACTGGTCCTTTGGCTCAGACCACAGTATTTCTAATATCAGCGGAGCACAGCTAGATTGTTCAACTGTTGCATCTGTTAAGGTGGTTAGAAGATGGTATTTCATGGAACAAGAATATTTACTATGCCTTCCTTTATCTAAGTGCCTTtaatatgtttccttttatttgaatACCTTTGAGTGAGAAATAGACATAAAGGAGAGTTTTCCTATGATGCCTGACTAACTCTGAATACTTCCTGGCACTTGTAAGATaaacttggtcatgataaattaAGTGATCAGTTATTGCTCCCAAGGTTTCTGTCATCTGGGTTTAGGGTCAGAGGTGGATTTTCTGTGAAGTTAGGAAAACTATAGCTTTAGGGCCGTCACTCGCATAGGTCACTTCCATGGCCCCGTGCctaattttgcattctttttcttaaatacaaaacaaagagaCCTCCCACACTCTATAAGTGCCATGAAAACCTGCATTCTACCCCCTCATCCCCCACCCATGTCTAGGGATAAACAGTCTAGCATGCTAGCTCTAGATAATTGCtgctttggataatttccagataAAATGCCCAAATTGACAAGACAAATGTTTTACATGTAAACAAGTTGCACTTACTTATCTTAGGCCCCCAACAACCTGATTCATTT
This DNA window, taken from Pan paniscus chromosome 5, NHGRI_mPanPan1-v2.0_pri, whole genome shotgun sequence, encodes the following:
- the LOC129397995 gene encoding zinc finger CCCH domain-containing protein 11C-like, producing the protein MPNQGEDCYFFFYSTCTKGDSCPFRHCEAALGNETVCTLWREGRCFRRVCRFRHMEIDKKRSEVPCYWENQPTGCQKLNCAFHHNRGRYVDGLFLPPSTTVPESPEEEVKASQLSVQQNKLSVQSNPSPQLRSVMKVESSENVPSPKHPPVVINAADDDEDDDDQFPDETKTPTLQPTPEVHNGLRVTSVRRPAVNIKQGECLHFGIKTLEEIKSEKMKEKSKKQGEGSSGVSSLLLHPEPVPGPEKENVRTVVKTVTLSTKQGEEPLVRLGLTERLGKRKFSAGADSDPPLKRSLAQRLGKKVEAPETNTDETPKTAQVSKSLKERLGMSADPNNEDATDKVNKVGEIHVKTLEEMLLERASQKHGESQTKLKTEGPSKTDDSTSGARSSSTLRIKTFSEVLAEEEHRQQEAERQKSKKDTTCMKLKTDSEIKKTVVLPPIVASKGQSEEPAGKTKSMQEVHMKTLEEIKLEKALRVQQSSESSTSSPSQHEATPGARLLLRVTQRTWRKEEKILQEGNEVDFQSRIRMEATEASVETTGVDISKIQVKRCATMREMRMRKQQEREKSVSTPLQGDVASCNTRVAEKPVLTAVPGITWHLTKQLPTKSSQKVEVETSGIADSFLNVKWAAQTLEKRGEAKPKVNVKQSVVKVVSSPKLAPKRKAVEMHLAVTAAVKPLSSSSVLQEPPAKKAAVDAVVLLVSEDKSVTVPEAENPRDSLFFFFFFFFFFFSFFLFFLIYCKF